Genomic DNA from Coffea arabica cultivar ET-39 chromosome 7e, Coffea Arabica ET-39 HiFi, whole genome shotgun sequence:
TTTACTTAAGAATCCAATGCCTGTCTTTAACTACAAGTGTATTCGCTATTTGGTTTCATCCTCAATCCAACAAAATGGATGTCTTCAGAGGGTAGAAAGGTAATTTAACCTTTAACAAAATATGACATGATGATTACATAATGCCCTTAtattaaaagatttttttttggtaagaaaaaATTTGGATGGACTCGACTTTGGTTACCATCATAGGTCAGAGCATGTTTTTGGAACTATAAGTCATTTACAAGAGAGTTTACAATCGTTTATTAATACAGTTTTTACATTGACAGCGGAATTCGAACAACAACTTTTTATGAGGAAATGCCTCGTCAACCCATCCTTATTGATCGACAATTTCTTACAAGCGCACAGGGTTAATCATAGCAATAATTCACCTAAAATATTTCAGAGGCCGAACCTACAGGGATGAGTTAATTTTACATACTTTAATTATTATGAGAAGAAAgcaataaaatttaaattcaagagGTTTAATATCTAactatgaaataaaaataaatagtcaAATTGAACAAAATAGGGTTGAGAAAACATTTGGCAAGAGACTAGAGCATTAGATCTTGATCCAGAGTTTGAATTATCTGGTTATTTCTTAACAAGTCATGAATGTATGATACTCAAGTACCTTAGATTATCTTTTGATCCATCTAAATTGTGCCCAATCAGATCTCATGTCTCTCTCGAGATTACAAGTATTTAGTTTGGGTGATTTAATTATGTAATACAAATCTCAATATACTCTTGTGATTAGGCTAAATATATTTATCTATTTAGTGTATGGTTGTATATCCCTTCTTAGTTCAATACAAACCTTTTGAGCATGTCTATGGTGGCCAATCACAAATATGTAATTAAATTAAAACAGATAAATCAAGGTAAAAGTTAAGaatttaatttaataaataatcaaaactTCTTCACAAGACCCTAATCCTAAATAAAAATTAGTTCATTATAATTGTAAGAATAAACAAGTATTCAATGTTGAAAAATACAAGACTTAGAATAAAGAGCATGTTTTTCACAGTTGACGTAACTCTGAATTCCAAACCTTGATTTCTAACTTTGATTCTtgaattttcaaagaaaaaccTAGAACTAATGTTCAAACAAGTGTTTTTTTCCCTAAAAACGACATAAAGTACTCATATTTATAGTTTCTTAAAGTTGTGACCTAAGTATGATACGATTAGGTCTCTAAAAGTTGCCAAAAATTGAGTTTGAGCATATCTCCCGATGAATTGGAATGGAAATTCTCGATACGATCCGAAAATATAACTCGAGCTTAACATGAAATTAGTAGGTATGGTTTATTTTCCACATGTTTGGATCAAAATCAGGTTAGACCTGAATAATCCACCAAGCAAATAGGTCCAAATTAGGTCAATCATAGGACCCATTTGACTTGTTTAAtgtgtaattttataatttaatggAGTAAATAAATTGGGGATATAAAGTAAATTAAAAACTAATCTAGGCTATCAATCAGTAGTATGACACAACCATAaattttatgtgaaaaatagATTCTATTTGTGAAAACGTcacattttgtttttatttatgaTCTATTTGTACCAAAAAAGAAAGCCAAAGAAGTACTACAAGCAGCAATCTTGAAATCTaggattgggttgaaattttctatatttttatgGAAATTTCATTATAGAAAAGTCCACCATACTATCAAGATGAGAagctcaaagaaagaaaaaaaattaagcaaATAAGTTATTCAGGTCTGGTTCAGATAACCTGCGAAATTAACAGATCGTATTCAGGTCAGGAAGGTTGATCCATTTAATTTTGCGGATCGTTTTCAAGTTGATGTGTCACTCAGGATGTTTGAGTCTCAATCCAATCTGCCAACCGACAACTTGACTTAATTGCCACCCGGACTGATGAAGTCCGCCCCAAAGATCCTTTCAATGTTCAACGCTAGACATGGAATCTGCCCGCAGATCCATATAATCCAGTAGCCCTCATTTGCTTCTTGCTCTGTCTTTGCTCCATTGCTAATTTACTCTATTTGTTTTGTCAAAATTGGTCCATTTTCTTTCCAATTGAGCTCTCCacctattaaaaaaaatataagaacaATATTAAGTAGTTTTTatccaaattattattcaaatATTATAATTAACTAGCAACTTATACATATAAAGATATTACAACTTATACTTTATTAATTGAACCAACTACTGTTGGCCCTTATATTAAAAGATGCAGGAAGCTATAATCAATGCTTGTTTCACAAAAAGAATGCTGATtaatttcttgttgaaatccCTTAACAATCAATTATTCACTTAAAATCCTCTCTTCCATTCAATCTGCTGAAGGGAACATCAAGATTTGTAGTAGATGAATGTGGATGCTGATAATGCTAGTGCTATCATTTCGGTGTTGGATAACGTTTGTTCGTTCGGAACTTCAATAAAACTCACATAAGGTGCAATTACCCGGAAATGATTATGAagaatatttaatttttaaagcATCGACCTTATTATGTGCTGCACATCCGCATCATTGTCAACTTTTGTTGCTTCCATAAATGAACTAGCACCTTTGAACATAAGTGTGTATCCCCTTTTGTTATCTTTAGTTTTTGATTAACCTGCCTACATGGTGATATTTGGCTAGACTTCAAATTCCTATATCGATCAGTTTAAAAAGGCTAGTCTTTGCTGCTACCGTTTATGAGCTGTGGAGGGCTGGAGAAGCAGGTTGTTTTCGAATCCAGGGCCTTGCAAATCCCATTTTACTCCATTTCCAGGTAAAATAGTCAATTCAAAATTTGTTACACTATATTCTAACTTAGTTATaacatatttaaatttttattactccATCTTCCAATTCAGTTATACCCAAGAAACTTGTCTGAAATGAAATATATGAGGTCTTGCCCGTGTATTTTTCAGTCTAGGCTAGTCTCTTGTGGTAGATTTATGACTGCTACGGTGGAACATCTGCATCGCATTGTGCTGTACGTCCTGCGGAAAGATTTCTAAACATAGAGAGACATTGGATTTAATACTTGGTTGGAACTGAATACTGGACAATTTTGTGAGTAGTGTTAGTTCATTTTGAAATGTGCAGTTCAGGTACATGATTGGTTCTGTTCCTGATTATAAACGTTTTGCTTATTATCAATGAAAATCATTGTTgctcgaaaaagaaaaaaaaaatcatcaaatgTATTCTCGCATTAATAGTTTAGTTAAATGTCATATTTGAGGATGGTATTCAACAAAATTTAACTTGCAACCTAATAATTTGTTACATGTCatttttaaagaaagaaaaatatcatCAAATGTCTATAAAAGTTGATTACCTACATGTAAAAGACTCTCAATGATGAATGAGATTCATGCAGGATTTATATTCTTCAATCAAAATCTGGGATCTCTAACCACAAAGAGAGTAACTAGCCATggaaaatccaatcaaaaagCCTCACGCAATTTGCAACCCATATCCAGTTCAAAGCCATATTAGCGCAATGCTGAAGTTGGCCAAACTTTTCCACCGCAAAGGCTTTCACAAAACATTTGTTCACACAGAATACAACTACAAACGATTGTTGAAATCGCGAGGTCCCAACTCTTTGGATGGTTCATCCGATTTCATTTTTGAGATACAAATGCATGATCATAGTGCTAAATGGTCAATCAGATGATGATCTTCCCTTGAAAAGATGAAATGGAAAAGGAAACTTTAAGTacataaattcaaatttcagGGGACAGAAGCACTTCTCCAATTATCTTATCCAGATTCGAGTATGAAGATCCACCAGGTTTTACTGCTTCTTCAGCTTTGGTCTTCCACTCCAGTGCCTTCTTCTTTATTTCCTTGCCCTTTTCTCCCTCCATTAAGTCTCTTACCACCTTCTCCACCTCTTTTCTGTTCACATTACTATCTATCTCCACGCCAACACCCCAGTAAGAGCAACAACTCAAGCAATTAGTCTGTTGATCTGCAAAAAATGGCCAGCAAATCATAGGTACTCCAGCCGACAAGCTTTCAAGAACAGAATTCCATCCACAGTGTGTTAAAAATGCACCAACTGATGGATGACTAAGAACGAGTTCTTGATTACACCACGTAGCTAACATCCCTCTATCCTTAGAAGCAAGGAAGAATTCGGGCGGGAGATCGATTGGCCCTCCATTGACAAGATCAGGCCTGATTATCCAAAGAAAGTACTGCATGCTATTGGCAAGTCCCATTGCAAACTCAACCAACTGATTTTCAGTCATGACTGTAACGCTACCAAAGTTAACATAAGCGACTGAGCCTGCCTTCTTGGAATTCAGCCATTCGATGCAACTGTCATCTTCTTTCCATAGATTTGATTGGATTGCTTCTGTGGAATGGTCATCCTTTTGCACCTCTTTGAGAAGCAAGTGAATTGGTCCAAGAGTGTATACATGATCCATCATGGGAGAAAATTGCTCCAAAATACCGTGTTCTAGCGGCTCGAAAGTGTTCAGAATGACAGCAGCACCCTTCAAAGTCCATGGTATGAGCTTAACTAAATAATCCACAAACTCATCCTTGGGATCAGTAGTCCAGATTACGGTTGGGATGTCTTTTAATCGGACACTACTAATTCCAGGAATCCAATCAATGGTATTTTCCATGTACCCATTGGTAAAGCAACTTGCATCTGtaaattaaatatataaaaaaaagctGTACATTACATACAATTGAAACAAGAAACATTCAATACCTAAAATTGATATCTTAATATGGCAAaggatgaaaaataaaatacaatatTGGCCAAAACAGGATAAAGTAAGATGCCCTGATTGCCCTATATACATTAATCACCGTCTTGATTCTTGAGTTTGTCTCGGTTCAAGAAGAGAAAATTATTAATGAGAAAACAGTGCCAAATAATTTGATGTGCTGTAAAATATAATAACTATAATTTGAAGTGCATGAGAATTGAGTGCTAAACTTTATGTGAGCAAAGTTTGTTCAGTCTGTATAATCTTTTGAAGGGTAAATTATCTTTTACCCTCCTATGATTTGATGCTTTGAACCATATAGGGGTTATGTGGTAAAATATCAAATTATATGGGAGGTAAAAGGTAACTTATCCTTTTTTTGAGCCCCTTTGGATTTCAAATTACACGTGCAGTATTTGCATTAGTCATGAAGCTGCTCCATTTCTGAGTCCAATCATTCTATGGTTCATAGGATATTTTTCTATTGAGTCAGTCATTATATATACTATCTGAATTACTGCTAAAATATTACCTTTATCCAATTTTCTCATTGCAAGGTTGTTATGTTATTTTTGtatagaggaaaaaaaaaacaaaattcttttttgtACCTTTGAGTGGTGTATACCCTCGTTCACGAAGTTGAGGAAATTGCGAGAAACACATGACGGTTAATGCACTCATGGTCCAAAACAGTACATCTGGGATTCCTAGTTCTTCAGCTGCCTCAACTGTGAATGTGGACATAACAGCATCAGAAATTATACAAGTTACAGGAGGAAATTCATCATCCACCGAAGCCTTATTGTTGAGCCTTCTAATCAGATCAACAAATGGGCGGTagaaattttttgcaattgaaGGAAAAAGCTGGAAAACATCTTGGGTAACATCATCATTTTCAGCAGGTGGGAGGCCATCTGGGATGGTCTCAAACTTGAAATCTGGTGAACCATCCAGCGACTTGGGACCCCTTGATTTCAGCAAACGTTTGTAGTTATATTCTGTGTGAACAAATGTTATGTAAAAGCCTTTATGGTGGAGAAGTTTGGCCAACTTTAGCGTTGCGCCAATATGACTTTGAGATGGGTATGGGATGCAAACAGCATGAGGCTTCTTCACTGCTTTCTCCATTGCCATTTGCTCTTTGATCAGTTTGCAGTTGAAGTCCTCTTTAATTTGCTTGGAGATATATAATGCTCATGTACTGTCTCTTATTACTTTTCTATTTATGTACAGAGTTTCTCGtcggttttctttccttttcttttcttttttttttggttgaaaatgccTTTTCAACTAAATTATATGTCAAGTGCTAGAAAATTTTTTGGGGCCCCCTTATATTATGGCAAGAAGAAACCGAGATAGGGTTTAATTAGGAAAATGTTTTGATTTCTAGCAATAGGGAAATGATATACATGAAATTACCGCCATAAAAAGAACTCCTTGATAAAAGATCATTCAATTAGGGAAACAAAGATATTGTCCCATTTTCCTGCTGCAAATGTTCGATTATAGATATGAGCAATGATATTAGACCCAACAATTTACAGATATTATGAGCGGAGTATGTCGATTGGCTTGTATACTGAAGCTACTTCAACTTGTAGCAAGTAATCATGTTAATACTACATAGTTTCTACGTAACAATGCACTACTGTCGGTCTTAATATTTCTCTCGAGTGGTTAGATGACTTACAGGGGCAGTGGAATGGGACAATTGGAAACTTCAGAATTTTTACAGAATACAATTGTAGGacaaaattataaatttaataCTCCCTCTGTCCTCTTTTAATAGTCCtaatttttttcacacagtttaagaaaaagtagttaactttgttgggaaaacaaatttagattgctattttcctaaaatacctttACATTAAATAAATTTGgcttttcatatatcaatatgttttaaaaaatctaaatgcattaaatggggtaggctACATTCAATACTaacaatctatattaaataaggtactttatagtaataacaacttacattaaataagggtattttagagaaattaaaaaaCAACTACATTTCTCGATTGAAATGTGGATTACAATTTGaaacagacgaaaaaggaaaacaaaattatcaaagtgggacggagggagcaTATAACAAACCAATTTTAAGAATCTTTTGAAGTTGAACTCGGTAGGTAAAAGTTTCTCCTGCTACGATTAAGATTTTTTCTACGCCTTTTCGTATTAAAAAGACATTCTCCTACAACATAACACTTTCTGTTTTTATAAAAAGGCAAAATGATATGACACAAATGTAATGACATAACATAAATATAATGGCAAAATGCCATGACACAAATATAATGTCGgaaaaagtaaaacaagtaaagGGTTACATCTTTGTAATACAGATGAGCAAGAAAAAAATTGTGCAATATCAAGTCGTGATTCATGTGTTCTTGGCTGTTTAATCAAGCCATTGAACAACGATAGTAATTACGCCCAACAAAAAGAAACTCAAGCCTTTGGAATCCCTATCGCCCGATAAGCCCACCAACTTCCTGCCAATAATAAAAAGCATCTTAGAGCCAGCAGAAGTGCAGACCCCTCCAAGCTACCCTAATTATGATGGAAAAGGCCCTTCATGATGGATGGTTGTCTTTTGTCTCTAATTCTTTAAAGTTGTTTGATGACATTTCGCCTTGTACTGCAGCTGGACAAATAGAAGCTGGCAGTTTGAACAAACTACGAGCTCGTTTGAATTTTAGGTTTTTGG
This window encodes:
- the LOC113702376 gene encoding 7-deoxyloganetin glucosyltransferase-like, which codes for MAMEKAVKKPHAVCIPYPSQSHIGATLKLAKLLHHKGFYITFVHTEYNYKRLLKSRGPKSLDGSPDFKFETIPDGLPPAENDDVTQDVFQLFPSIAKNFYRPFVDLIRRLNNKASVDDEFPPVTCIISDAVMSTFTVEAAEELGIPDVLFWTMSALTVMCFSQFPQLRERGYTPLKDASCFTNGYMENTIDWIPGISSVRLKDIPTVIWTTDPKDEFVDYLVKLIPWTLKGAAVILNTFEPLEHGILEQFSPMMDHVYTLGPIHLLLKEVQKDDHSTEAIQSNLWKEDDSCIEWLNSKKAGSVAYVNFGSVTVMTENQLVEFAMGLANSMQYFLWIIRPDLVNGGPIDLPPEFFLASKDRGMLATWCNQELVLSHPSVGAFLTHCGWNSVLESLSAGVPMICWPFFADQQTNCLSCCSYWGVGVEIDSNVNRKEVEKVVRDLMEGEKGKEIKKKALEWKTKAEEAVKPGGSSYSNLDKIIGEVLLSPEI